A stretch of DNA from Oryza brachyantha chromosome 9, ObraRS2, whole genome shotgun sequence:
CGCGCGGGCCAGGCCATACATGCCTACGGTATTTGGGCCGGGGTGCAGGCCACGCTAAATTGGTACTGTGGTACGAAGGGGCTGAATCGGTGactttatatgtttatacgctaaattgaaactaaaatacacacactcacaattatttttgttataacttgTACAAGTCAAATGTGAGTTtatatgtttgtggagtgatatatctcatattaatctgtcttgtcaattttttaatatattttaataactattagatgacatgcaagtagTGGATGAACATCCACGCGtgtgctaaaaatatgtatccCCATGGGTAGAGCTGCTTCTATCAAGGGGAGTTCACAAGAACCctctcatgaaaaaaatttagctacggcttatcaattttcaatatatgtgtgctctcaatttaaatttaggcaCCAATAGCAGCCTAAACTTAGGTTAAAGcattggaaaataaatgaatggCACCTCCGATTCACCTTAGCTCCGCCCCAGTGTAGTTCCAAGTCCAATAACAGCTAGCCACTATGTAGTGTTCTccctgtttcataatgtaatatttTCCAGCCTTACCTACATTCAcgtagatgctaatgaatctagattatatatatataatacatttatcaattgatgaatttaggtaaaattagaaagttttataatgtgaaatggaggtagtactttgttaattaattcaacAATATCCACGTCGTCACGCGAAAAGAGACGGTGGTATAAGTAACGAAGGATCGATTTATTAGACAGATAGATGGACGTACAGACACTAGTTCATCGATGACGTTATCACGTTACACACATGCACGTGTGGCCAACAACGCAGCACACGATTGGCCAGCATCGATAACGTACCGAGACGATGCGTGCCTTCGctagctcctctctcccagaCACGCTGAAATCttcacgcatgcatgcatgcatggacgaCTTCATGCATGGGCCGGGGAGCGAGCAGGCAGCGAGCGAGGCAGGCAACGTTATTTATTTAGAGTACATACACAcgtacacacacacactgtaTCGATCGATTGGTTgcaccggcggccggccggatgGACGGCGGCGTGAGAGGCTGGTTGGTTACTGATCAGGGGAGGGTGAGGCACTTGTCGGTGGTGAAGACGCACTTGACGAAGCAGGACGGGAAGCGGGGGATTCCTCCCTTGACGCACTTGACCCCGCATTTCACCATGCACGCCTTGCACTTGCTGCCGCACGAGCAGGCTCccacggcgtcggcgccgccgtcgtcgaggaggccggcggcgaggagatcCTCGGCCGCGGCCAGCGCctgctcctccacctccatctcCAGCCGCAGCATCGCCGCGTCGTGGTCCGCCgggcgcgcctccgccgcggagGCCATTACCAGCGCCAGCAGgcagacgacggcggcgaactTGACCACGGCGGAAGAAGCCATTGATGACGTGCTGCGAGCGGGGTCTGCGTGTGTGTACTGCTgtggtgtgtgtgtatgtggtGCCGGAAGAAGAAGACCAGGATGGTTGTATTTATAGAGGGAGATCGAACACCGGAGGGTGGTATATACTGCACTAATCAATATTAGACAAAAGGGCTGGGCAACGAGGTGTTGCGTTAGTACAAACGCAAACAATGTACATGACATAATTGATTAATGTGCTCTCCGAATTAGAAATGGACTATAAAATCTCTCGAGGGAATGTCTCTTGCTTTTGCATATCGTCTAGATAGTTAAGAAGTGGGACAAATTAGAAGATCTAcaagccaagattcgacaaaaGCAATTCATTGGGAATAGAGCCCTTCACTTGAGAAAACCCAACTAAAACAACCACGGCTGTGTTCTCCTTCTAGATTTTCCTTAGTTTTCTCCTTAATTTTCTGAACTACTAAACTATATGttctttataaaataaattatatatattaatttatcattgtaCCTtcttaaagtaaaattttaactatgtagtaattaattttatgagTAAACGACACCCATGATATACGGACTTGTGAGATGGGTGCAATCTAGTGCAACAACTCGTAAAATGCAAATTTCAACACAATACCTTATATGGTGTGTGTAAACCATGAGTAAATGTGCATGTGTATTGttattgtattaataaaaTGCCACATAACGATTAAAAAACATTCATTtatttgtgcaataattgGTGAGAGTTTCTTGCGGTTTGGGATTGGAGTTCACCAATGCAACATGATTACTAATTTCTTAAATagattgtgcaataattggtGATGATGATAGGGACCAAGGACACATGGTGCTAAACTATTAATCTCATGAGATCATAATAATCttgcattatttacttatcatGGTTACTAAAAGCTttgaattttacttttttttcaattttaacatAATAATGCTGTAAATTTTAACAAGAGTGCTAGCTATAGCTTACGAATCAATCAAGTTACATGCAGAAATATATCTGTTTAGGTACAATTTACTTAATTTCTTAGTTGTATGGGTTGTTTTTGCCTTTGTATGCATGCATCACACAAATTATTGTATCAAAATGTTCATTTTTCAACTTGTTGTACTAATTTGCACCCACCTTCCAAGTTCATGTATGGTGGATGCAATCTACTCTAGTTTTATCATTCATAccttaaatagctataaaaatataaaaatctttcatctttcagtTGTATTTAATACAACCTAGGATAGATCTGCATAACGCATAGCCccattattcatttttttgcaCATGTAATTCCAAATGATTTCCTATAACCAAAGTCTTCTCACCTTGTTCCTTTTTATCCTTTCATTCATTTTCATTATCCAACCCACCTCTcgtattttattactaaacatatCCTGATGTACGTGCATCACACCACGTGCAAGGTCTGAGGATCGGGATTCTCTGCAGTCAAGAGCACAGTGCCTTTGTCATTGACAAGTGGGCCTAGTGGACCTTGGGCCACCTGCCAGTGACAAAGGCATGGTGACTTTTACTGTAGAGAATCCTGATCCAACGTCTGAACCTATATATGTAAGTAAATCTCGTACATTGCATCTTTTATAGTTACTTTGTGATCATGTATTGCATCCTTTGTACAATTTATACTATTTACCATATTAAACGTCAATAGATGACTCAAAAGTTcatattcatatttgaaaatttacccaacaaagggaaaaacaaataaatagacaATTAACCCCCTTTTTTAGAATTgcagtttgttttttcaagtTTCTTCCCAATGATCTATGTACTTAGGATACCTGTAATCCCATAAAGGTAAACACCAACTACCTTTTGGATTTGTGTATGTATTTGATTCCATATAACagaaatgttaaaaataactcTAGAAAAACACATTGTACAGAAATTCAGTCCATACCATATACAgtataaacaaacaaaaaatattggaaTTTAAATTCCGaatatacaaattaaaatataagataaacCAGACAATTTGATACTAAAATcaggaataaaaataaattggcactactagaaaaataatttattgctaCCAATttattacaacaaaaaataattttggtaatatattatactattgcaatgataatttttctgtggcaaataactatattttgttgCAACGATTTACAATCGTTGTTTTATTCAGTATTTTTGTTGCGACAAGAAATGagctatcataaaaaaacattactattaaaaaaacatgttctatcgctataattttaatttatgtggAAATTTGCATAGTATATGGTatttcactattttctattacCACGGTTAACAAAttcgttgcaacaaaaaatttatcatctcatgATTTAACTTATTCTTTTCATATGGACACGGATTAGGATACATTTTGTATGAAATTTAGAGCTCTAcaacttaaatttttcatttgaaatcttTTAGATACTCAAATTCATGATTAAAATCTCAGATAGAAAGGCTCAAATAGAATGATATgcatttttaaacaaaattgataCGTAGTTGACTTGGTAAAGGAGAGCGCACGTGAGGGAGCGGTCTCGGTCTTGGGTTTAAATCCTATCCATGACAGcatatcaaagaaaaatagttaagatgataaattaatattgaaacatttattttggtaTATAGAACTAGTGCCACATATAGAGTGATAGCAATAGCTATCTATTACAATGATATAAAgtgttgaaatatattttttttgtcacattCATTTTATGGcaatatcaaaatttgttacaactaaataaaaatcgTTGCAATAACCTATTACCATGTCTAGCAACGATTTTAAGATTGTGACAACATATACCTATTGCCACAATTTTAGCATTGATGCTACAATTTTTTCATGacgataaattatttttctagcaGTGTGGGTTGATTTTGCACAAGAATTATATTCTATTTTGCAAGTATATTAAATTTCAAGGGAAGATAAAGAAATTTAGTAATAGTATCgaataagaataaaatttaatgcaaAAGGATGGGATAGaatcgaagaaaaaagaaatttatcgTTGCAGTGCACACATAAATTCAACTATAAATGTATAGTACCAAATACGTAGCTAATTTCGAGcgaattttaaaagtaaatttgGTTATGGCCCAATTCATTACAAATTACTCCCTTCATCACAGATACACCATTGACTTTCGGCGTGACGTTGAACCAtcttgtcttattaaaatgaTGATATACGTCAGTGCAACATAAGTAATATTtagatgaattttaaaataaaatggatgttCAAATATCATGCTAAAAGTCAATGTGACTGTCCAAGGAAAAACAGAGGAAGCATGTAGTAACAAATCGAACATTCGTGTGATCATTAACCAGTTAATTGAGCAGTTATTGATAATGGACACTTGAagtttgtacatatatactccttccgttttaaaaaaaaataacgcgttttaaaaaaataacgaaCTTAGAGAGATTAATCTGGACATCCAGTTTGATCCGTAGAAGTTAATTGATTCTTTCGGAACAGAGAGGGGTAGGCACATGAGCACGTGCCTTGGCGTTGAAAAGTTCATGTGTCTAAA
This window harbors:
- the LOC102700268 gene encoding uncharacterized protein LOC102700268; the protein is MASSAVVKFAAVVCLLALVMASAAEARPADHDAAMLRLEMEVEEQALAAAEDLLAAGLLDDGGADAVGACSCGSKCKACMVKCGVKCVKGGIPRFPSCFVKCVFTTDKCLTLP